One part of the Solanum dulcamara chromosome 3, daSolDulc1.2, whole genome shotgun sequence genome encodes these proteins:
- the LOC129883566 gene encoding uncharacterized protein LOC129883566 produces MLLLGATAVACAGILMAVAAAVVHLLQLCIVPAQVKEQEKFCTAKTVLYLLLVCCMLLEFQAQLLTLQHQPLDVSSGCMEEFHKLQAPNSEVLHHATAVICSTHSWPSNCGLICCMCTSSCIVKK; encoded by the exons atgctTTTGTTGGGGGCTACAGCTGTGGCCTGTGCTGGAATTTTGATGgctgttgctgcagctgtagtccatctgttgcag ttgtgtattgtacctgcacaagtaaaagaacaagaaaaattcTGCACAGCAAAAACTGTGCTGTACCttctccttgtatgctgcatgttgttggaatTCCAAGCTCAGTTGCTGACACTCCAGCACCAGCCCCTTGATGTAAGTTCTGGTTGCATGGAGGAATTCCACAAGCTGCAAGCTCCAAATAGTGAAGTGCTCCATCATGCCACTGCTGTAATATGCAGCACACATAGCTGGCCCTCCAACTGTGGATTGATATGTTGCATGTGTACAAGTTCCTGCATAGTCAAAAAgtag